The segment tggtattagtggtagatttagatgaaaactagtaaaagtttgctaattaaactcttattattattcttttttttttagaagtgcaacattcacaatattttttacaacaaatcctagattttaaactgctttttgttttttatttgaaaatatcactataattatttttttgccatcaacaataggctgtaataacttgctacttagtattagttgtaaaaatgttgtgaaaaatattgtggacgacgttgcatttttctctatttttttatttgtttttcatctaataaaaaaaattattttatttattgattataaataatcctattggttaaaatttaggggccttttttttacatggggccttaggcggttgcattttttgctccaccatAGAGCCGGCCCTGATATAATCTTCTGGGAAAAAGGAACAATATAAGAAACAATGCTTCAAATGGTGTGACAAATCCTTGAAACTAAGTGACAATATACTATTCACTCCTTGTAGCCTAGGATTGTTACTAAGATTCCAATTCAAGCTGTTGTGAATTTTGTTCCATTGAGAAATATTCTTGGAGTACATAAGACTTCCCAAAGCCACTATTGCAAGAGGTAGGCCTCGACATTTCCCCACAAGTTCTTGAGCCAACAATTCATGCTCCGGTGGACAACATCCATTTGGACTACTTGAGAATGCTTTCTTGCAGAAGAGTGTCCACGCCTCTTCCTTTTCCAGCAGCTCAATACGATGAATATGGATTTCACCCCAAAAATGATAGCTAGCTACATCTTCATTTCGAGTCGTAACAATGATTCTGCTCCCAGGACAACCATCTGGAAGTGGCGCCTTTAAATAATCTAAGAGGTCTGTGTCCCAAACATCATCTATCACAAGTAGatactttttcttctctaagTAGTTTACCAACCTTTCTGATAATGCTCTGTACTCAATGGAACTCAAGTCCTCTGGATAGACTTGATTAGAATTCTTCCATGATGTGTCGAATTCTTTAATCATGCTTCTCAACAAGTCTTCTGTGTCATATACTTGGGAAACAGTGATCCATGCATAACAGTCAAAATGTCTCTTTACATCATCATTGTTGTAGATGTTGGCAACTAGTGTGGTTTTGCCTGATCCTCCCATCCCGACTACTGAAATGACAGTTCGTTCTGGCTCGCCATCCATCAACGGACCCATTAGCAATTGTCTTTTATCCTTTATCCCCACAAGTTCATCTTCTTTAAGAAAAAGATGTGATTCAGCATGATGCAAGTTCCGTCTGTGATTATAGTTTGAATTTGAGCCCTCCATCTGATCAATAGCATATCCTTGCTTTATATCTGGAATGACCTTGAttttattcttgattttttGTAACTTGCTTGCGGTTTTATGCCTCTCCCATAGATTTCTTGGAAAGTAAATGGTGTGGCATAGGAACCTCGCAGATCGACCACTGATTCCTTCTCTACTGATCTGATACATGAACTTATGAATGACGTCTTCAACATCATATGCTATGTCTGTCACAGTTGCCACCCAAGCTTTCTCTCCTTCGCTGCCTGCTCCCTTCTTTTCAGCATCTATTAAGACGGATTGCATGATTATCAACTCATTCTTGATTTCTTCAATAGCTTCACTAACCTTCCATAACAACGAACTTTCAGATGAAAGGATTGAAAGGATTAATGGGATACTTCTAATTAAGAGTCCCAATACAGCTGTGTGCATTTTTAACTTcaaagttccttctggatgTAGTCACAAAGTTTTTACGCTCCCCTTCTTCAACTTTAACCACACCAGCGAGGGAGAGTGTGTGTTATGCTTTGACTTATTAATGTCCGATCCTACACAGAAAAAATAGAGGTGAGGATATAATGCATGCATAATGTATTCTAATTCTCAAAAAAGTAGTGTAGCGGTACAACCCAAAGAATATAGAATATAGCACATGATTAGTggagtataaaataaaacacaaaaagattggACCAAAAATTTGTATTTACAAGTCAACTAAATTTATAAATGgtgttttttctttccttagGCTGAGGGGGCGAGGGTATATAATGCCAACATCAAGCAAAGGTCATGTAAAAATTAGAATACAATGATCTTTGTTTTTATCACTAGTTTTGGTGGCATGTGCAAGACTCGTGCTGCCCTCTGATTGCAAAAATTAAGATAGAGTTTCTATTTAAAGAACTATGAAGTCATATGCTCAAAAATACATGCCACATAATGCTAATATtgttcatataaatttttttgattacACATAAACTTCAAGTAACTATTTAacatatgaaatatatattaatttttctatgataattttttataacctATTTTCTAAAGGCAATATactaaaaacttttaaaaatgatattgaaTATCATTATCCTACATTTTATATGTATCTATGATGTTTAGCTTACTAATCTTTCAATAGACAACCTTTtaagcaagaaaataaattaaaataataataaaaaaaataaaaacaatataagaAAATGCATATGTGCAATTGAAGTTTccattagataaaattataggTCTAGAAGATTAAAAAACTAGTAAATTAGTGTTCTCTAGGTAACAAATAGAATACCTTATATCATAATTTCAACTTCCTAAGCATGACTACtacataaaactcaaaatacgtgAAGAAtatttttgagatattaaaattCAGTGAGGTATTTTAGATATAACACAATGGAATATTTTAGGAATTATACGATTTCATTAGAGTATAATTTAGAGAGTAATAGTAGGGTGTATTTGCTAATTTCTAATATATAAAAGGCAAAATTGCTTGGTTTTATAGTTTAGGGGGAGTTCTAAACTACCCAAGTATAAAGGGGAGAAATGACATTTTCCCTAAgtatttttgtgtgtaaaactatgcacacacacacttttAAAGTGGCGCGTAAAAAAAGAACATACAAATAAACAAAGAGTTAGCCCAAGAAAGCTGTGCatgaaatagtgaattttggctcaccaAAGGTGACTAATCTAAAAAAGAAGTCTaggaatacaacaaaatatcacaacaatttcacaatatcATTATTTATAGTTGTGGTTGCAATCggtctaatattttattattttattttatatttgttttgacTTATAAGGAACTTATGCCTTattagttgtgaaaatattatgacataAACAAAATGTCTTAACATTTTCACAGtatctttatttttagtatGGTGGATTttggtatgatattttattattttattttgacatataAGGAATTGACACTATAGcagttatgaaaatattgtaatattgTGCAAATATtgtaacaacaacaaaatattacaatattttcacaataattattttaggGGTAATTACACTCCTCTCCCTTGAAGTTTAGGAAAATGACACTCCGcttcaaacttgaaaaaaaaaaaaaaaagcacttttCCCCTTTATCATCCAATTGACGaaactttattaatttaatattaaaaattttatgtactAACCTGCCAATTGCTTAAGGGCAAGAcaagtttctaaaattattttatttcataattaaaaatcattgttttaaaatattaattaaattttattttaaaatattaagtgtgaatttttcttactattattttttttcttttttcaacttGTTATGGAGAGATTTGATGTTACAAGTGTTTTGGTGCTtgataaatttttcatttttattctaattttatcaattatttttttactaaccaTGGTTAAACTTTTGTTAAGAGATTCtcataaaaatttagaatatttcatcctaatataaaaaaaaagaggggaaaggAGGGAAGAGTGTTAATTTCTTCAAACCTCAAGGAAGGAAAGTGTTTTTTTCCTTCAGGTTTAGGATAGAGTGTTATTCCCCCAAACTTCAAGGGATGAGAATGtaattatcacaatattttgttttgaccTATAAAGAACTAATAACTTagcaattatgaaaatattgtgaaaatttgttgtgtcgTTATAACTATTTCTAAACAAAAACACTGTGCAGCacatataaactttttttaaaaagtgtgtataaatattaaaaaaaaaagaaaaaaaaaaaagagaaaaagtggcCGGCTAAAACGGTGAGTTTTGACTCACCAATTGACTAACCAAAAAGACCTTTTCATACCGGTGTTGCGGTCCGCCGATTTAACTGTTGCAGGTTTGAGGTTTAATTGTTGGCCTTTGATTCTCCTCATTTAggtaatataattttaaaataaaagtattacatttacaatatttttacaatacttttacaaaaaatttgagatgataagttgttattggtactaatttgaacatatcattaaaattatttttttttcaaaaataatagtcAATAATAATCTGCGATTTAGGATTTactatgaaaatattgtaaaaatatggtaggtataatatttctttatattaaaGCTTTTCATTCCTGATCCAAATTCACAATTTTAGCTCAGAAAAAATTATACCAAACCAAAATTACCGgtataaaagacaaaattatGTGTGCGTTTGGTATTGacttaaaaaattagttttttttttattattatttagtttatttttgctactatttataggttttattctactttttgaaactatttataggttccactatactatttcaaccactttttaattttatctacaTTActttcagcatttttttttaaaaaaaatttcaattaaataagcTGTGACTGACGTCAAACCAAAGCTATTGATGAAAAGCTCTTTCACTCTTAAATagttagggtctgtttgggatctacttattttgttaaaattgaaatttttttgttaaaagtactatagataaaggtaaaaattagctgaaatagtatagtgaaactcataaatatctatgaatagtagtaaaaataaactaaatagtaaaataagttaactttttaatttgaaaccaaaCGCACcttagaagaagaaaagtaaacttaatttaacaaaaattaaaaactactATTTTTCGGTGACAAGACAACAGTGTCTGTATTTATTTGATCAATTTGTCATGCCAACATTAGAAGGATGTAGGGTTAGAGGGATACCAAATGATTCCAATACTTATTGTGGTTTAACACGGTTTGAACCCCACCAGCTAGCTCCTTCCTCTATTTACCtatcaaataacaaagaaattaacaaaaaacaTTAGTTGGATCAAGGATCGATGCATacattttgtcttttataatagCAATGTTGATTGTAATAATTATAAGGGAAGGCGAGAGTAccataaaatgttttttccctatcaaaaaaaaaaaaaaaagaactgttttttttcccctaagatttctaaaaatgaaataactgataatattttcattttgataatgAAATTAGAAATTACATGGTTTACGGaccaaaattttgacaatttttttttttttttatttcgttctaaaaaaacaattaagtcTTTCTAAAATGTAATTCTAATctaattttacaattaaaaccGTTGCACAAActatttctttataaaaatttacatttatttcCACGCAAAAACATCAGAATTTAAAAGACActgacaaaaatataaatttttgcaTGTAAGACTTGTTCAAGTGACAATTAAATCATTAATAAGACCAAGTTAAATACATTTGTTTTGCCATGTTTAAGAGATGCTATACATTTCAGTTTTCCTTGATTTATTAGTTCTTTATTAGGAAACCATAGAGTCAAGTTTGCATTAGGAACCTGTAGGGGGCgatttttggggctcaggcccaacaggcgggtggttctggcccaaaagtccctcaacaatgaatttgtagagagtaggttacagaactaggtctttgacagaggaaacgtagttatggacaagccatgcaaccagttggacgtagggaTATTCCTTCAAGCTTTTGGAATGACAGTCCCTGGGGCTGTATCTTCCGCTTTTTGTCTCTAACTCCTttctcctcttttctctcttttttcttcttcctgctCGCGATCCCTTgtccatggggatctccttctcttatatagcatccttcctgagatcacgaccctacacttgttaatcatctggccctctacttgagtgcctgtcccataggtcatctTCCcccttttctgtgagttgcactggccaagataattctgtgctcctgtcctttccacattaatgcggttggaaaagtagttccttggcatttaatgcggcagttgtgattgccccccttcctgaacgtcatgcactattccttcgtattgggtgACTTTTCGCCATGTATAGGGTGCGAATCGGATGctcacttggcgagtccgaggaggtactcctcctcggacgcccttaagcaggcccggccccacatggttgggatgggatatcctatgcccatgctttttcttcttgttgtgGTTGGGCTTGGTGCATGTACTAAAGCCCAACATCGGCTGAcggattttacccccacaatagcccctcaaaatgccTGCCTTTTTTCtgg is part of the Quercus robur chromosome 9, dhQueRobu3.1, whole genome shotgun sequence genome and harbors:
- the LOC126699715 gene encoding disease resistance protein RPM1-like → MHTAVLGLLIRSIPLILSILSSESSLLWKVSEAIEEIKNELIIMQSVLIDAEKKGAGSEGEKAWVATVTDIAYDVEDVIHKFMYQISREGISGRSARFLCHTIYFPRNLWERHKTASKLQKIKNKIKVIPDIKQGYAIDQMEGSNSNYNHRRNLHHAESHLFLKEDELVGIKDKRQLLMGPLMDGEPERTVISVVGMGGSGKTTLVANIYNNDDVKRHFDCYAWITVSQVYDTEDLLRSMIKEFDTSWKNSNQVYPEDLSSIEYRALSERLVNYLEKKKYLLVIDDVWDTDLLDYLKAPLPDGCPGSRIIVTTRNEDVASYHFWGEIHIHRIELLEKEEAWTLFCKKAFSSSPNGCCPPEHELLAQELVGKCRGLPLAIVALGSLMYSKNISQWNKIHNSLNWNLSNNPRLQGVNSILSLSFKDLSHHLKHCFLYCSFFPEDYIRAGSMPPLDYMIRRKRLMKLWFAEGFIEQVKGSTPEDVAEGYLEELVFRNMLQVVRRNEFGRPKAFKMHDVMRDLALLISKRENFGVVHNGGEEWQNAKHAAFQFTNKELRSFSGVSKLRSFLVFNKLKTIPSRIKMLRVLDLAGAEIDELPNKVVNLFNLRYLNLKGTSVKELPKSISRLLNLQSLDISDTRIKALPREIGKLKNLQYLIMHSYNRNSNDFRIVNGVQVPSKICRLTNLQSVSVIEARDDLIRQIRSMTQLTSLGISNVKAAHEMDLCDSIQGMTLLRRLLIMVTNEEETLRMDALSSPPRNLLSLVLVGKLEKVPQWFSSLQNLTFLYLHWSRLKEDVLPQIAALPNLVRLSINNAYSGKQMVFHTGFPKLTSLTIRNFPELNEIIIRKSVMPKVQSLYIADCMELDTVP